The following coding sequences lie in one Oryza brachyantha chromosome 10, ObraRS2, whole genome shotgun sequence genomic window:
- the LOC102718680 gene encoding aspartic proteinase nepenthesin-1-like: MGRLVVTILLVLCLIFLTTCSISTRAAMASRAHGNLRRGLERAMRGRLLADGTASPPGGAVVPSHWTPGLYNVANFTIGTPPQAASAFIDLSGELVWTQCSLCRRCFKQDLPVFTPNSSSTFQAAPCGGDVCKSIPTSNCSSNMCFYDGPLTSLGGNTFGFAAADKFTIGTATASLGFGCVVASDIDTMGGPSGFIGLGRTPWSLVAQMKLTKFSYCLVPHDSGKTSRLFLGSSAKLAGGKSATAQLVKTSPGDVLNQDYPLQLEGIKAGDAVISPPQGASTILVHTVAPVSFLVDSTYQDLKKAVMKAVGAAPTSKPVEPFDLCFPKAGVSGAPSIVFTFHGAAALTVEQPKYLIEADKDTLCLAILSTSWLNSTELDEMNILGSLQQENIHMLFDLDKETVSFEPADCSSLS; the protein is encoded by the coding sequence ATGGGAAGGCTAGTGGTAACAATACTGCTCGTGCTGTGCTTGATCTTCCTGACGACGTGTTCAATCTCGACGCGCGCGGCGATGGCGTCCCGTGCGCACGGCAACCTCCGGCGAGGTCTAGAGCGAGCCATGCGCGGCCGCCTGCTTGCGGACGGGACGGCGTCGCCACCAGGAGGGGCGGTCGTGCCCTCCCACTGGACCCCGGGGCTCTATAACGTGGCGAACTTCACCATCGGCACGCCGCCGCAGGCCGCGTCGGCTTTCATCGACCTCTCCGGGGAGCTTGTCTGGACGCAGTGCTCGCTGTGCCGCCGCTGCTTCAAGCAGGATCTGCCCGTGTTCACCCCAAACTCGTCGTCCACCTTCCAGGCGGCgccgtgcggcggcgacgtctgCAAGTCCATCCCGACGAGCAACTGCTCCAGCAACATGTGCTTCTACGACGGCCCGCTCACCTCGCTGGGCGGGAACACCTTcgggttcgccgccgccgacaaaTTCACCATTGGGACGGCCACGGCGAGCCTCGGATTCGGGTGCGTCGTGGCTAGCGACATCGACACCATGGGAGGACCCTCCGGGTTTATCGGGCTAGGGAGGACGCCATGGTCGCTCGTCGCACAGATGAAGCTCACCAAGTTCTCCTACTGCCTGGTGCCACACGACAGCGGGAAGACCAGCCGGCTGTTCCTCGGCTCCTCCGCCAAACTCGCCGGCGGCAAGAGCGCCACGGCGCAGCTAGTCAAGACCTCCCCAGGCGACGTGCTGAACCAAGATTACCCACTCCAGTTGGAAGGGATAAAAGCCGGCGACGCGGTGATCTCGCCGCCTCAGGGAGCCAGCACCATCCTGGTCCACACTGTCGCGCCGGTCAGCTTCCTGGTGGACAGCACGTACCAGGACCTCAAGAAGGCGGTGATGAAagccgtcggcgccgcgccgacgTCGAAGCCGGTGGAGCCTTTCGACCTCTGCTTCCCGAAAGCAGGGGTCAGCGGCGCGCCAAGCATCGTCTTCACGttccatggcgccgccgcgctgacGGTGGAGCAGCCGAAGTACCTGATCGAGGCAGACAAGGACACGTTGTGCTTGGCGATCCTGAGCACGTCGTGGCTGAACTCGACGGAGTTGGACGAGATGAACATCCTGGGGAGCTTGCAGCAGGAGAACATCCACATGCTCTTCGACCTCGACAAGGAGACGGTCTCCTTCGAACCTGCAGACTGCAGCTCCCTCTCCTGA
- the LOC102719237 gene encoding aspartic proteinase nepenthesin-1-like — protein sequence MGRLLLLVLCLISAMACSLSTRAAALCEHGAGGLRRGLEEQSMRGRLLGDDTAGGAAVSVYWSPRVLHSVANFTIGTPPQPVSGFIDLSGELVWTQCAACGGCFEQELPLFNTSASSTYRAEPCGSTLCKSIPTSSCSGYGECGYVAPSKLGDTFGIAGTDTVAIGTAKGRLAFGCVEESKIDAMWGPSGFVGLGRTPWSLVAQTNATAFSYCLAPHGPGKSSKLFLGSSAKLAGGKSNSTPFVNASGSPDDGSDPDYKVQLEGIKAGDVAILSPPNGTTVVLDTFSPFSFLVDGAHQVLKKVAAAALGAPAANPLRPFDLCIENATVSNAPELVLTFQGAAALTVPPSSYLLDVGNGTVCLSILSSARLNLTDGVSILGSLQQENVHFLFDLDKKTLSFQPANCSSLS from the coding sequence ATGGGAAGGCTACTGCTGCTCGTGCTGTGCTTGATCTCTGCGATGGCGTGTTCGCTCTCGACGCGTGCGGCCGCGCTTTGCgagcacggcgccggcggcctccgGCGAGGTCTGGAGGAGCAATCCATgcgcggccgcctcctcggcgacgacacggcggGAGGCGCGGCCGTGTCCGTGTACTGGTCCCCGCGTGTCCTGCATAGCGTGGCGAACTTCACCATCGGcacgccgccgcagcccgTGTCGGGGTTCATCGACCTCTCCGGCGAGCTCGTCTGGACGCAGTgcgcggcgtgcggcggctgcTTCGAGCAGGAGCTGCCCCTGTTCAACACGTCCGCTTCGTCCACCTACCGAGCGGAGCCGTGCGGGTCCACGCTGTGCAAGTCCATCCCGACGAGCAGCTGCTCCGGCTACGGCGAGTGCGGCTACGTGGCGCCCTCCAAGTTGGGGGACACCTTCGGGATCGCCGGCACCGACACCGTCGCCATCGGGACGGCCAAGGGGAGGCTCGCCTTTGGGTGCGTCGAGGAGAGCAAGATCGACGCCATGTGGGGGCCTTCCGGGTTCGTCGGGCTAGGGAGGACGCCGTGGTCGCTCGTCGCCCAGACGAACGCCACAGCGTTCTCGTACTGCCTGGCGCCGCACGGCCCCGGGAAGAGCAGCAAGCTGTTCCTCGGCTCCTCCGCGAAGCTGGCCGGCGGCAAGAGCAACTCGACGCCGTTCGTCAACGCCTCCGGCTCTCCCGACGATGGCTCGGACCCCGACTACAAGGTCCAGCTAGAAGGGATCAAAGCCGGCGACGTGGCTATCTTGTCGCCGCCGAACGGCACTACCGTCGTGCTCGACACCTTCAGCCCGTTCAGCTTCCTGGTCGACGGCGCACACCAGGTCCTCAAGAaggtggcggccgccgccttgggcgcgccggcggcgaatcCGCTGAGACCGTTCGACCTCTGCATCGAGAACGCAACGGTGAGCAACGCGCCGGAGCTCGTGCTCACGTTCCAGGGCGCCGCGGCGCTGACGGTGCCGCCGTCGAGCTACCTGTTGGACGTCGGGAACGGCACGGTGTGCCTGTCGATCCTGAGCTCGGCGCGGCTGAACCTGACCGATGGGGTCAGCATCCTGGGGAGCTTGCAGCAGGAGAACGTCCATTTCCTCTTCGACCTCGACAAGAAGACGCTCTCCTTCCAACCTGCAAACTGCAGCTCCCTCTCCTAA
- the LOC107305080 gene encoding uncharacterized protein LOC107305080 has translation MVSAAAQAGVVAACVVLFVPMGLAGWHLSRNKVLFFSGALFVSLAVGVHLSPYLPSLPHLLVASFHPQPFTAGASSSSSSSCVPFLHRVSWEDASGGVGGRAWSWPPSLASTCGLARLSRDDASLLLNGSWVMVAGDSQARLLVLALLRLLLDPAAAAAAEPELFRRHSDYRATVPARGISVDFIWAPFENNLTRLLHEDLRLAPRTPDVLVLGSGLWHMLHVTDGKHYGDALASIANVAKSLRSPLPVPPPHMFWLGLPRLVNHMLNTDAKKAHMNDTMLQTYDLEVERRGILQRDGGPFVLLDVGKLTRGCGQQCTADGMHYNGEVYDAILHIMLNALVIESQQRI, from the coding sequence atggtctccgccgcggcgcaggCGGGCGTGGTCGCGGCGTGCGTCGTGCTGTTCGTGCCCATGGGGCTCGCGGGCTGGCACCTCAGCCGGAACAAGGTgctcttcttctccggcgcgCTCTTCGTCTCCCTCGCCGTCGGGGTACACCTCTCCCCTTACCTCCCTTCCCTGCCGCACCTCCTCGTCGCGTCCTTCCACCCCCAGCCCTTCACGGCGGGGGCGTCCtcttcctcgtcctcgtcgtgcGTGCCTTTCCTGCACCGCGTGTCGTGGGAGGACGCGTCTGGGGGCGTGGGCGGCCGTGCCTGGtcgtggccgccgtcgctcgcgtCCACCTGCGGCCTCGCGCGGCTCTCGCGGGACGACGCGTCCCTCCTGCTCAACGGTTCGTGGGTGATGGTGGCCGGGGACTCGCAGGCGCGCCTGCTGGTGCTCGCGCTGCTCCGCCTCCTGctcgacccggcggcggcggcggccgcggagcCGGAGCTGTTCCGCCGCCACAGCGACTACCGCGCCACCGTGCCGGCGCGGGGGATCTCCGTCGATTTCATCTGGGCGCCCTTCGAGAACAACCTCACGCGTCTGCTCCACGAGGATCTGCGCCTCGCGCCGCGCACCCCGGACGTGCTCGTCCTCGGATCCGGCCTCTGGCACATGCTCCACGTCACGGACGGCAAGCACTATGGCGACGCATTGGCGTCCATCGCCAATGTGGCCAAGTCCCTCCGATCGCCTCTCccggtgccgccgccacaCATGTTCTGGCTAGGGCTGCCGCGTCTTGTGAACCATATGCTCAACACCGACGCCAAGAAAGCACACATGAACGACACCATGCTGCAAACCTACGACCTTGAGGTCGAGCGGAGGGGCATCTTGCAACGCGACGGCGGTCCATTTGTACTGCTTGATGTGGGAAAGCTCACTCGGGGGTGTGGGCAGCAATGCACGGCTGATGGAATGCATTATAACGGTGAAGTGTATGACGCAATCTTGCACATCATGCTCAATGCATTGGTGATTGAGTCGCAACAGAGGATTTGA
- the LOC102719520 gene encoding aspartic proteinase nepenthesin-1-like, producing the protein MGRPVTASLVLCLISLATCSLSTRADGLWRGLEQAAMRGRLLADAAAPGGGVVPIHMWGDGYVANITIGTPPQPASAIIDINGYSVWTQCKQCSSCFKQELPLFDRSASSTFKPEPCSSARCKSVPTAKCTGDGMCGYEDEYTSGIGGTDTFTIGTATASLAFGCVLASDYNTLGGPSGFIGLGRAPWSLVSQMNLTRFSYCLAPHETGKNSKLFLGSSAKLAAGGNGTSTPFVKTPPDDYFSDYMLQLEGINAGDVAYKPQNDSTVIVSTFWPVSFLVDSAYQAIEKAVTAALGAPMEKPPKPFDLCFKKAKISDAPDVVFMFQGGAALTVPPSKYLLGNNTACLSIWRSARLNLTDGISILGSFQQENTHLLFDLKEGTLSFEPADCSSLN; encoded by the coding sequence ATGGGAAGGCCAGTGACAGCATCGCTCGTGCTGTGCTTGATCTCTCTGGCGACGTGTTCACTCTCGACGCGCGCCGATGGCCTCTGGCGAGGTCTAGAGCAGGCGGCCATgcgcggccgcctcctcgccgacgcggcggcgccgggaggCGGGGTCGTGCCGATTCACATGTGGGGAGATGGCTACGTGGCGAACATCACCATTGggacgccgccgcagccggcgTCGGCGATCATCGACATCAACGGGTACTCGGTCTGGACGCAGTGCAAGCAGTGCAGCAGCTGCTTCAAGCAGGAGCTGCCGCTGTTCGACCGGTCGGCGTCGTCCACCTTCAAGCCGGAGCCGTGCAGCTCGGCCCGGTGCAAGTCCGTCCCGACGGCCAAGTGCACCGGCGATGGCATGTGCGGCTACGAGGACGAGTACACCTCCGGGATCGGCGGCACCGACACCTTCACCATCGGGACAGCCACGGCGAGCCTCGCCTTCGGGTGCGTCTTGGCGAGCGACTACAACACCCTGGGTGGGCCTTCCGGGTTCATCGGGCTCGGGAGGGCGCCATGGTCGCTCGTCTCGCAGATGAACCTCACCAGGTTCTCATACTGCCTGGCGCCACACGAAACTGGGAAGAACAGCAAGCTGTTCCTCGGCTCCTCCGCAAaactcgccgccggcggcaatGGCACCTCGACGCCGTTCGTCAAGACACCTCCCGACGATTACTTCAGCGATTACATGCTCCAGTTGGAAGGGATAAATGCCGGCGACGTGGCCTACAAGCCTCAGAACGACAGCACTGTCATCGTCAGTACCTTTTGGCCGGTCAGCTTCCTGGTCGACAGCGCGTACCAGGCCATCGAGAAGGCAGTGACGGCTGCCCTCGGTGCACCGATGGAGAAGCCACCGAAACCATTCGATCTCTGCTTCAAGAAAGCAAAGATCAGCGATGCTCCGGACGTCGTGTTCATGTTCCAGGGCGGCGCCGCATTGACGGTGCCGCCGTCGAAATACCTGCTCGGGAACAACACGGCGTGCCTGTCGATCTGGCGCTCGGCCCGGCTGAACCTGACTGATGGGATCAGCATCCTGGGGAGCTTCCAGCAAGAGAACACCCACCTCCTCTTCGACCTCAAGGAGGGGACTCTCTCCTTCGAACCTGCAGATTGCAGCTCCCTCAACTAA
- the LOC102704649 gene encoding aspartic proteinase nepenthesin-1-like, with protein sequence MGRPVAAVLVALCLIALTTRAAAYGEHGLRRGLEQAMRGRFLADATAGGGATVPISWSPSEFLYVANFTIGKPPQAVSAVIDLTGELIWTQCKQCSSCFKQELPLFDPTKSSTYRPEPCGTDLCRSIPTRNCSSNVCIYEAPTKAGDTFGIVGTDTVAIGTAKATLAFGCVLATVRGLETIGGPSGIVGLGRTPWSLVHQMNATAFSYCLAPHVTGKDSKLFLGASAKLSGGGGGNGTSTPLVRASAGSGSDDDGSDPFYMVQLEGIKAGGVNIKAASTGGSTVYVNTVFPFSLLVDGAYQALKKAVAAAVGVSPMAKPPKPFDLCFQKSAGGSSAAPDLVFTFQGGAALTLPPPNYLLAVGNDTACLSILSSKRLNLTDGVSILGSLQQENTHFVFDLAAETLSFEHADCTSLSS encoded by the coding sequence ATGGGGAGGCCAGTGGCAGCAGTGCTGGTGGCGCTGTGCTTGATCGCCCTGAcgacgcgcgccgccgcgtatGGCGAGCACGGCCTCCGGCGAGGCCTAGAGCAGGCCATGCGCGGGCgcttcctcgccgacgcgacggcgggggGCGGCGCGACCGTGCCCATCTCCTGGTCGCCGTCGGAGTTCCTGTACGTGGCGAACTTCACCATCGGCAAGCCGCCGCAGGCCGTGTCGGCGGTCATCGACCTCACCGGCGAGCTCATCTGGACGCAGTGCAAGCAGTGCAGCAGCTGCTTCAAGCAGGAGCTGCCGCTGTTCGACCCGACCAAGTCGTCCACCTACCGGCCGGAGCCGTGCGGCACCGACCTGTGCCGGTCCATCCCGACGAGGAACTGCTCCAGCAACGTATGCATATACGAGGCGCCGACCAAGGCCGGCGACACCTTCGGCATCGTCGGCACCGACACCGTCGCCATCGGGACGGCCAAGGCGACTCTCGCCTTCGGGTGCGTCCTGGCCACCGTGAGGGGCCTCGAAACCATAGGGGGTCCTTCCGGGATCGTCGGGCTCGGGAGGACGCCGTGGTCGCTCGTCCACCAGATGAACGCCACCGCGTTCTCCTACTGCCTGGCGCCGCACGTCACCGGGAAGGACAGCAAGCTGTTCCTCGGCGCCTCCGCAAAGctgtccggcggcggcggcggcaacggcacCTCGACGCCGTTGGTCAGGGCCTCTGCTGGCTCTGGCTCCGACGACGATGGCTCGGACCCGTTTTACATGGTGCAGCTGGAAGGGATAAAAGCCGGCGGCGTGAACATCAAGGCCGCGTCGACCGGCGGCAGCACCGTCTACGTCAACACCGTCTTTCCGTTCAGCTTACTGGTGGACGGAGCGTACCAGGCCCTGAagaaggcggtggcggctgccGTCGGCGTGTCGCCGATGGCCAAGCCGCCGAAACCTTTCGACCTTTGCTTCCAGAAATCAGCAGGGGGGAGCAGCGCCGCGCCGGACCTCGTGTTCACGTTCCAGGGCGGCGCCGCGTtgacgctgccgccgcccaaCTATCTGCTCGCCGTCGGGAACGACACGGCGTGCCTGTCGATCCTGAGCTCGAAGCGGTTGAACCTCACCGACGGGGTGAGCATCCTGGGAAGCTTGCAGCAGGAGAACACCCACTTCGTCTTCGACCTCGCGGCGGAGACGCTCTCCTTCGAGCACGCCGACTGCACCTCGCTCTCCTCCTAA
- the LOC102719801 gene encoding histone H4 gives MSGRGKGGKGLGKGGAKRHRKVLRDNIQGITKPAIRRLARRGGVKRISGLIYEETRGVLKIFLENVIRDAVTYTEHARRKTVTAMDVVYALKRQGRTLYGFGG, from the coding sequence ATGTCGGGCCGCGGGAAGGGGGGCAAGGGGCTGGGCAAGGGAGGGGCGAAGCGGCACAGGAAGGTGCTGCGCGACAACATCCAGGGGATCACGAAGCCGGCGatccggcggctggcgaggaGGGGCGGCGTGAAGCGCATCTCCGGGCTGATCTACGAGGAGACCCGCGGCGTGCTCAAGATCTTCTTGGAGAACGTCATCCGCGACGCCGTCACCTACACGGAGCACGCCCGCCGCAAGACCGTCACCGCCATGGACGTCGTCTACGCGCTCAAGCGCCAGGGCCGCACCCTCTACGGCTTCGGCGGCTGA